The Iamia majanohamensis genome window below encodes:
- a CDS encoding pyridoxal phosphate-dependent decarboxylase family protein, whose protein sequence is MADDHPYADRFGVTRRIPEQGRPRAEVLAELETMATEEDRAWESGKCSGTMYCGDHDHYGFLNEAYGLYAHVNALQRDICPSATRFEGEIIAMTLDMLHADAVSDGEPVGIVTSGGTGSIVHALLAYRDHAAQTRGVTRPNFVKPETGHPAFDKGCHLFGIELRTAPIDPETTLVDVAAMAELVDDQTIAIMGSACNYGYGTIDPISELSDLALERGVGLHVDGCLGGFILPWGQELGWDIPVFDFRLPGVTSISADTHKYGYGFKGSSVVTFRDKALRNAQYFFLTGWSGGKYCSPGMDGSRSGGALASTWAAMVTIGREGYLGYARQIFETADRMKDAVRSHPELRIMGSPTFCFSFTSDEFDIYHVNDAMRAKGWRFNGQQYPNAIHMAVTRPQTQPGVVEEFTADLAGAVAYAKEHAEDTPKSAAIYGGVAGGLDDEADEFIRMVMGDMMDRHQSVPAKD, encoded by the coding sequence ATGGCCGACGACCACCCCTACGCCGACCGCTTCGGGGTCACCCGCCGCATCCCCGAGCAGGGTCGGCCCCGGGCCGAGGTCCTGGCCGAGCTCGAGACCATGGCCACCGAGGAGGACCGGGCCTGGGAGTCGGGCAAGTGCTCGGGCACCATGTACTGCGGCGACCACGACCACTACGGGTTCCTGAACGAGGCCTACGGCCTCTACGCCCACGTCAACGCCCTCCAGCGCGACATCTGCCCCAGCGCCACCCGCTTCGAGGGCGAGATCATCGCCATGACCCTCGACATGCTCCACGCCGACGCCGTCAGCGACGGCGAGCCGGTCGGCATCGTCACCAGCGGCGGCACCGGCAGCATCGTCCACGCCCTGCTGGCCTACCGCGACCACGCGGCCCAGACCCGCGGCGTCACCCGGCCCAACTTCGTCAAGCCCGAGACCGGCCACCCCGCCTTCGACAAGGGCTGCCACCTCTTCGGCATCGAGCTGCGCACCGCCCCGATCGACCCCGAGACCACCCTCGTCGATGTGGCCGCCATGGCCGAGCTCGTCGACGACCAGACCATCGCCATCATGGGCTCGGCCTGCAACTACGGCTACGGCACCATCGACCCCATCTCGGAGCTGTCCGACCTCGCCCTCGAGCGGGGGGTCGGCCTCCACGTCGACGGGTGCCTCGGCGGCTTCATCCTGCCGTGGGGCCAGGAGCTGGGCTGGGACATCCCCGTCTTCGACTTCCGGCTCCCCGGGGTCACCAGCATCTCGGCCGACACCCACAAGTACGGCTACGGCTTCAAGGGCAGCTCGGTGGTCACCTTCCGGGACAAGGCCCTCCGCAACGCCCAGTACTTCTTCCTCACCGGCTGGTCCGGCGGCAAGTACTGCTCGCCGGGCATGGACGGCTCCCGCTCGGGCGGTGCCCTCGCCTCCACCTGGGCCGCCATGGTCACCATCGGGCGGGAGGGCTACCTGGGCTACGCCCGGCAGATCTTCGAGACCGCCGACCGCATGAAGGACGCCGTCCGCAGCCACCCCGAGCTGCGGATCATGGGCAGCCCCACGTTCTGCTTCAGCTTCACGAGCGACGAGTTCGACATCTACCACGTCAACGACGCCATGCGGGCCAAGGGCTGGCGCTTCAACGGCCAGCAGTACCCCAACGCCATCCACATGGCCGTGACCCGGCCCCAGACCCAGCCCGGCGTGGTGGAGGAGTTCACCGCCGACCTGGCCGGGGCCGTGGCCTACGCCAAGGAGCACGCCGAGGACACGCCCAAGAGCGCGGCCATCTACGGCGGCGTGGCCGGGGGCCTCGACGACGAGGCCGACGAGTTCATCCGCATGGTGATGGGCGACATGATGGACCGCCACCAGTCGGTCCCCGCGAAGGACTAG
- a CDS encoding Mrp/NBP35 family ATP-binding protein yields MPVTEADVLEALRPVEDPELHRSIVDLGMVKGVAVDGGTVAVRVALTVAGCPLRAEITNRVTEAAEGLDGIERADVDFTVMTDEERAAVREVVHGDPASTAGSQAAHGHAEGRAIRFAEPDCPTRVLLVASGKGGVGKSSVTTNLAISLAQRGKSVAVVDADVWGFSIPRMIGVQHPPMVIDGMLVPPETHGVRCISMGFFAEEDTPVIWRGPMLHKALEQFLTDVYWDDPDYLLVDLPPGTGDIAISLASFLPRGEVYVVTTPQPAAQKVAQRAGFMAQKVNLEVKGVIENMSWFTGDDGTRYELFGSGGGEELASTLGTKMLGQVPLVPALREGSDAGRPITVEEPDGEASRAFAEVARTIDVDLAPTRRYHRELKIV; encoded by the coding sequence ATGCCGGTCACCGAAGCCGACGTCCTCGAGGCGCTGCGCCCCGTCGAGGACCCCGAGCTGCACCGGAGCATCGTCGACCTGGGCATGGTGAAGGGCGTGGCCGTCGACGGCGGCACCGTCGCCGTGCGGGTCGCCCTCACCGTGGCCGGCTGCCCCCTCCGGGCCGAGATCACCAACCGGGTCACCGAGGCGGCCGAGGGCCTCGACGGCATCGAGCGGGCCGACGTCGACTTCACCGTCATGACCGACGAGGAGCGTGCCGCGGTGCGCGAGGTGGTCCACGGCGACCCCGCCTCCACCGCCGGCAGCCAGGCCGCCCACGGCCACGCCGAGGGCCGGGCCATCCGCTTCGCCGAGCCCGACTGCCCCACCCGGGTCCTGCTCGTGGCCTCGGGCAAGGGCGGCGTGGGCAAGTCGTCGGTCACCACCAACCTGGCCATCTCCCTGGCCCAGCGGGGCAAGAGCGTCGCCGTGGTCGACGCCGACGTCTGGGGCTTCTCGATCCCGCGCATGATCGGGGTCCAGCACCCCCCGATGGTCATCGACGGCATGCTCGTGCCCCCGGAGACCCACGGCGTGCGCTGCATCTCGATGGGCTTCTTCGCCGAGGAGGACACGCCGGTCATCTGGCGTGGCCCCATGCTCCACAAGGCCCTGGAGCAGTTCCTCACCGACGTCTACTGGGACGACCCGGACTACCTGCTCGTCGACCTGCCGCCCGGCACCGGCGACATCGCCATCTCGCTGGCGTCGTTCCTGCCGCGGGGCGAGGTCTACGTCGTCACCACCCCGCAGCCGGCGGCCCAGAAGGTCGCCCAGCGGGCCGGGTTCATGGCCCAGAAGGTGAACCTCGAGGTCAAGGGCGTGATCGAGAACATGAGCTGGTTCACCGGCGACGACGGCACCCGCTACGAGCTCTTCGGCTCCGGCGGCGGCGAGGAGCTGGCCTCCACCCTGGGCACCAAGATGCTGGGGCAGGTGCCGCTCGTCCCGGCCCTCCGCGAGGGCTCCGACGCCGGCCGCCCCATCACCGTCGAGGAGCCCGACGGCGAGGCCTCCCGGGCCTTCGCCGAGGTGGCCCGCACCATCGACGTCGACCTCGCCCCCACCCGCCGCTACCACCGCGAGCTCAAGATCGTCTGA